The following proteins come from a genomic window of Megalopta genalis isolate 19385.01 chromosome 18, iyMegGena1_principal, whole genome shotgun sequence:
- the LOC117228429 gene encoding methyltransferase-like protein 25B isoform X1, which translates to MAALADIRCACEACTKIRSTVDRIFCILDLYGWLLDSYVVDFFEERLWDKLPESWRFALQNTSPQEFGKWLSGDTSCTQVWPLSLLALRQATSSLQINRNHEDPEGIISCKLNNIMQDIDERKLSEGKVNVTNESSLLDSKFDKLFSKHIKKKKKYEIQEIARVCANCAYDSNCKCIVDIGAGMGHLARILAFQHGFCVTCIEQDYTLLQQARKWDQELLLSVKKHLPNFDEKSPQHYPAKLELSNLVESELVSHLQDLFQNGFNLTKTDTTFGLVGLHPCGDLAPLLLRFYTSRSEAKFICIVGCCYMKLTLKSEIGRSKGYPLSQYLISRKDNALSYMSLEVACHAIEKFCDKLKTGNYEDLIVHTYRAALETILVKKTEKLRHSQLRNVKVTKGMTFQQYCIAATSHFETRLQPEDSEINNSEIAGHLNCWQQVLMFGSLRIMLAPLVETVVLLDRFLFLSENNLSPTLKPVFDGKLSPRNLVLMSRKMN; encoded by the exons ATGGCCGCACTCGCGGACATACGGTGTGCATGCGAAGCCTGCACGAAAATTCGTTCAACTGTCGACCGCATATTTTGCATTTTAGACCTGTACGGTTGGTTATTAGATTCTTACGTCGTG GACTTTTTCGAGGAGAGATTATGGGACAAATTGCCGGAAAGTTGGAGATTCGCTTTGCAAAATACGTCTCCGCAAGAGTTCGGCAAATGGTTGTCGGGAGACACCTCTTG CACCCAAGTGTGGCCTTTGTCGTTACTTGCGCTTCGTCAAGCGACTAGCAGTTTGCAAATTAATAGAAATCACGAGGATCCAGAGGGCATTATATCTTGcaaattgaataatataatgcAGGATATTGATGAAAGAAAATTGAGTGAAGGCAAAGTGAATGTAACGAATGAATCTAGTCTCCTAGATAGTAAATTCGATAAATTATTCTCGAAgcatataaaaaagaaaaagaaatacgaaatacaagaaataGCTAGA GTATGCGCAAACTGTGCTTACGATTCTAATTGTAAATGTATTGTCGATATCGGGGCTGGAATGGGTCACTTGGCACGTATCTTAGCATTTCAACATGGATTCTGTGTTACCTGTATCGAACAAGATTATACGTTGTTACAACAAGCTAG AAAATGGGATCAAGAATTATTGCTGTCTGTAAAAAAGCATTTACCTAATTTTGATGAGAAGAGTCCACAGCATTATCCAGCTAAATTGGAGTTATCTAATTTAGTCGAATCAGAATTGGTCAGTCATTTACAAGATTTATTTCAGAATGGATTTAATTTAACCAAAACAGACACTACATTTGGTCTTGTAGGACTTCATCCCTGCGGTGATTTAGCTCCTTTGTTGTTAAGGTTTTATACCTCCAGAAGCGAAGCCAAATTCATTTGTATCGTTGGATGTTGTTACATGAAATTAACTTTAAA ATCGGAGATAGGTCGATCGAAGGGTTATCCACTTAGCCAGTACCTGATATCGCGTAAAGATAATGCATTGAGTTACATGTCGTTGGAAGTAGCATGTCACGCCATAGAAAAGTTCTGTGATAAATTGAAGACTGGGAATTATGAAGATTTAATA GTACACACTTATAGAGCAGCATTAGAAACCATTTTAGTcaagaaaaccgaaaaattgcGACATAGCCAATTAAGGAACGTCAAGGTAACAAAAGGCATGACGTTTCAACA GTACTGCATTGCAGCAACGTCGCATTTTGAGACTCGCTTACAACCAGAAGACAGCGAAATTAATAATTCAGAAATTGCCGGCCACTTAAATTGCTGGCAACAAGTTCTAATGTTCGGGTCGTTACGAATAATGTTGGCGCCATTAGTAGAGACAGTTGTGCTGCTCGATAGATTTTTATTTCTATCCGAAAACAACTTATCCCCAACGTTGAAACCCGTATTCGATGGCAAATTGTCGCCACGGAATCTAGTGCTAATGTCTAGGAAAATGAATTAG
- the LOC117228429 gene encoding methyltransferase-like protein 25B isoform X2, with the protein MAALADIRCACEACTKIRSTVDRIFCILDLYGWLLDSYVVDFFEERLWDKLPESWRFALQNTSPQEFGKWLSGDTSCTQVWPLSLLALRQATSSLQINRNHEDPEGIISCKLNNIMQDIDERKLSEGKVNVCANCAYDSNCKCIVDIGAGMGHLARILAFQHGFCVTCIEQDYTLLQQARKWDQELLLSVKKHLPNFDEKSPQHYPAKLELSNLVESELVSHLQDLFQNGFNLTKTDTTFGLVGLHPCGDLAPLLLRFYTSRSEAKFICIVGCCYMKLTLKSEIGRSKGYPLSQYLISRKDNALSYMSLEVACHAIEKFCDKLKTGNYEDLIVHTYRAALETILVKKTEKLRHSQLRNVKVTKGMTFQQYCIAATSHFETRLQPEDSEINNSEIAGHLNCWQQVLMFGSLRIMLAPLVETVVLLDRFLFLSENNLSPTLKPVFDGKLSPRNLVLMSRKMN; encoded by the exons ATGGCCGCACTCGCGGACATACGGTGTGCATGCGAAGCCTGCACGAAAATTCGTTCAACTGTCGACCGCATATTTTGCATTTTAGACCTGTACGGTTGGTTATTAGATTCTTACGTCGTG GACTTTTTCGAGGAGAGATTATGGGACAAATTGCCGGAAAGTTGGAGATTCGCTTTGCAAAATACGTCTCCGCAAGAGTTCGGCAAATGGTTGTCGGGAGACACCTCTTG CACCCAAGTGTGGCCTTTGTCGTTACTTGCGCTTCGTCAAGCGACTAGCAGTTTGCAAATTAATAGAAATCACGAGGATCCAGAGGGCATTATATCTTGcaaattgaataatataatgcAGGATATTGATGAAAGAAAATTGAGTGAAGGCAAAGTGAAT GTATGCGCAAACTGTGCTTACGATTCTAATTGTAAATGTATTGTCGATATCGGGGCTGGAATGGGTCACTTGGCACGTATCTTAGCATTTCAACATGGATTCTGTGTTACCTGTATCGAACAAGATTATACGTTGTTACAACAAGCTAG AAAATGGGATCAAGAATTATTGCTGTCTGTAAAAAAGCATTTACCTAATTTTGATGAGAAGAGTCCACAGCATTATCCAGCTAAATTGGAGTTATCTAATTTAGTCGAATCAGAATTGGTCAGTCATTTACAAGATTTATTTCAGAATGGATTTAATTTAACCAAAACAGACACTACATTTGGTCTTGTAGGACTTCATCCCTGCGGTGATTTAGCTCCTTTGTTGTTAAGGTTTTATACCTCCAGAAGCGAAGCCAAATTCATTTGTATCGTTGGATGTTGTTACATGAAATTAACTTTAAA ATCGGAGATAGGTCGATCGAAGGGTTATCCACTTAGCCAGTACCTGATATCGCGTAAAGATAATGCATTGAGTTACATGTCGTTGGAAGTAGCATGTCACGCCATAGAAAAGTTCTGTGATAAATTGAAGACTGGGAATTATGAAGATTTAATA GTACACACTTATAGAGCAGCATTAGAAACCATTTTAGTcaagaaaaccgaaaaattgcGACATAGCCAATTAAGGAACGTCAAGGTAACAAAAGGCATGACGTTTCAACA GTACTGCATTGCAGCAACGTCGCATTTTGAGACTCGCTTACAACCAGAAGACAGCGAAATTAATAATTCAGAAATTGCCGGCCACTTAAATTGCTGGCAACAAGTTCTAATGTTCGGGTCGTTACGAATAATGTTGGCGCCATTAGTAGAGACAGTTGTGCTGCTCGATAGATTTTTATTTCTATCCGAAAACAACTTATCCCCAACGTTGAAACCCGTATTCGATGGCAAATTGTCGCCACGGAATCTAGTGCTAATGTCTAGGAAAATGAATTAG
- the LOC117228515 gene encoding uncharacterized protein LOC117228515 → MRFLKLIIVTTLVAATVAKDEPPKSRDKRQQVAFYPRRGARPPPYAVQMEPIVQYSQRDPLYNPLASSKSDDLYEEGPLNYYPTEPEPIIEIIIKESNESLPTPVPPPPPPTPRPTKEPIQVFYVKYEKKKGYGDKTRVVYEPPVPALTPVEEHEEIKPDNPAPYQEEPVHTATPAPSEPSTTLRAIIRPDSEVYHSGSSGIRVTFGTEQVPPNNHNKRSDLETPPTQHSKPASTPPGSPKRQHGPYQPIQPAHQRVPSAFPQQRIANSFPQQTLQQPPQQPPLGFLQQQPAFPPPPPQTRNPLPRPQRLPITIQGLPEVQQRAPFSSFNGPPHRVSINHPQQPGFPPTLSVSHQSVQIQNQPLPINQANPFNVDQQQPAQQPPQQPLPVFKQQELEKQRYHEQRRQQELLKHREHQRQHEQQRLQEHQRFLEQQRHSEQQRHSEQQRHVDQHRQVEQQRLLEQQRHQEQLRQQDHQRLQEQQRIQEQQRIQEQQRIQEQQRVQEQQRIQEQQRIQEQQRIQDQQRIQDQQRLQDQRRRKQEQEQKLLQEQQYRAQLKYNQPQPVPGIPQIPVQPQAQKPGGEIFKAVPKLEQHYAIRENPLHPGPFPPNPLIQPTGFPEPSQSQYSLIQSPSPSPESQALIRNPSNQFLNDQQQHLNTKQQIFQNQQQSFFSQNLQNSQQQLQSQPPQPSRFPSSSQRSSIWARPSYSLNPSQKIYATPVTNTEDFNAISTIRPFISSTTPAATTTTTTTTTTTTTEAPTTTTVSPKSEARIRENIANLPDEVPDDIREQLLSSGILGNADIQILDYDKVGDIPIEKLPPEALANFYGAGGASAVAASEPVPAIIKKPKTADSSDSSATSSSVVSTVVLPKKTTATGSSTKFEQATLRPGGVEMKVVRFDPNTEQGQAIADQHIRDDATRLSPVTVGARDEAQYNRYLPLKVSGASFPIPDAPQLNGRKISSVVVLAPVDYNFQDEKETESRQSRRASDVQAVKFLAGETLKQLVKKPSAENYKKWLEQESRTEPQKQSVVLLVTMPKDQVDQGEKEIFMYDVVSQSVSKLSGDLSTAFVDAAESNSDSNFDDSNFTSH, encoded by the exons ATGCGCTTCCTGAAACTG ATTATCGTAACGACCCTGGTTGCCGCGACCGTCGCCAAAGATGAGCCTCCGAAAAGCCGGGACAAGAGGCAACAGGTCGCATTCTATCCGCGACGAGGAGCTAGACCGCCGCCTTACGCGGTCCAAATGGAGCCGATCGTTCAATATTCCCAGAGAGATCCGCTCTACAATCCCCTGGCGAGCTCGAAGAGCGACGACCTTTACGAGGAGGGCCCGTTGAACTATTATCCTACCGAACCGGAGCCGATCATCGAAATTATCATCAAGGAATCGAACGAATCTTTGCCCACGCCCGTGCCGCCCCCACCGCCACCGACGCCGAGGCCAACTAAAGAGCCTATACAGGTGTTCTACGTGAAATACGAGAAGAAGAAAGGTTACGGGGACAAAACCCGTGTCGTCTACGAGCCGCCGGTACCCGCGCTGACACCTGTCGAAGAGCACGAAGAGATCAAGCCTGATAACCCGGCGCCTTACCAAGAAGAACCTGTTCACACAGCGACGCCGGCACCGTCGGAACCGTCCACGACTTTGAGAGCGATTATTCGACCGGACAGTGAAGTGTACCATTCCGGTTCTAGCGGGATACGCGTTACCTTCGGCACGGAACAGGTGCCGCCGAACAATCATAACAAGCGCAGCGACCTGGAGACACCTCCTACCCAACACTCGAAACCAGCCTCTACTCCGCCCGGCTCGCCGAAGAGACAGCACGGCCCCTATCAGCCGATCCAACCGGCGCATCAAAGAGTGCCGTCCGCGTTTCCGCAACAGAGGATCGCTAATTCGTTCCCACAGCAAACGCTGCAACAGCCGCCTCAGCAACCACCTCTAGGCTTCTTGCAGCAACAGCCCGCGTTCCCACCACCGCCGCCGCAGACGAGAAACCCGTTGCCAAGGCCCCAACGGCTGCCTATTACGATACAAGGCTTGCCGGAAGTACAGCAACGCGCACCGTTCAGCAGCTTCAATGGGCCGCCTCATCGTGTGAGCATCAATCATCCGCAGCAACCAGGATTTCCTCCTACGCTCTCGGTTTCCCATCAAAGTGTACAGATACAAAATCAACCGTTGCCGATCAACCAGGCCAATCCGTTCAACGTGGATCAGCAGCAACCCGCGCAGCAACCACCGCAACAGCCTTTGCCCGTTTTCAAGCAACAGGAATTGGAGAAGCAAAGATACCACGAGCAACGCCGCCAGCAAGAGCTGCTGAAGCACCGCGAGCACCAAAGGCAACACGAGCAACAGAGGCTTCAAGAGCACCAGAGATTCTTAGAGCAACAGAGACACTCGGAGCAACAGAGACACTCGGAGCAACAGAGGCACGTCGACCAGCACAGGCAAGTGGAGCAACAGAGATTGCTGGAGCAACAAAGACACCAGGAGCAGTTGAGGCAGCAGGATCACCAGAGGCTGCAGGAGCAGCAGAGAATACAGGAGCAGCAAAGGATACAGGAGCAGCAGAGAATACAGGAGCAGCAGAGGGTGCAAGAACAGCAAAGGATTCAGGAACAGCAAAGGATCCAGGAGCAACAAAGGATACAAGACCAACAACGGATACAAGACCAACAGCGACTGCAAGACCAACGCAGAAGGAAGCAAGAACAGGAACAGAAGCTGTTGCAAGAGCAACAGTACCGGGCCCAGTTGAAGTACAATCAACCGCAACCGGTACCGGGTATACCGCAAATACCGGTTCAGCCACAGGCTCAGAAACCCGGCGGAGAGATATTCAAAGCTGTTCCAAAATTAGAGCAGCACTACGCGATTCGAGAGAATCCGCTACATCCCGGCCCCTTCCCGCCTAATCCTCTGATCCAGCCGACGGGATTTCCGGAACCGTCGCAGAGCCAGTACAGCTTGATCCAATCGCCGAGCCCGTCGCCGGAAAGTCAAGCTTTAATACGAAATCCGTCGAATCAATTTCTGAACGACCAACAACAACACCTGAACACGAAGCAACAGATCTTCCAGAATCAACAGCAATCATTTTTCTCGCAGAATCTGCAAAATTCGCAGCAACAGCTGCAATCGCAACCGCCGCAACCGTCGCGGTTCCCGTCCTCGTCCCAGAGATCGTCGATCTGGGCGCGACCGTCCTATTCGTTGAACCCCTCTCAGAAGATTTACGCAACGCCGGTAACCAACACGGAAGATTTCAACGCGATATCCACGATTAGACCATTCATCTCGAGCACAACGCCCGCCGCTACCACAACGACCACGAcgaccacgacgacgacgacgaccgagGCACCAACGACGACCACCGTTTCCCCAAAGAGCGAAGCTAGAATTCGGGAGAACATCGCGAACCTGCCGGACGAGGTGCCGGACGACATCAGGGAGCAGTTGCTGAGCTCCGGCATTTTGGGTAACGCCGACATACAAATACTGGATTACGACAAGGTCGGCGACATACCGATCGAGAAACTACCGCCAGAGGCCCTGGCGAATTTCTACGGCGCCGGAGGGGCTTCCGCGGTGGCTGCCAGCGAACCGGTACCGGCCATCATCAAGAAACCCAAAACGGCAGACTCGTCCGACTCTTCCGCGACCTCTTCTTCCGTCGTTTCTACAGTCGTTCTGCCGAAGAAGACGACGGCCACCGGCAGCTCGACTAAGTTCGAGCAGGCCACTCTGCGCCCGGGAGGCGTGGAGATGAAAGTAGTACGCTTCGATCCGAATACGGAGCAAGGCCAGGCGATCGCGGATCAGCACATACGCGATGATGCTACCAGGCTGAGCCCCGTAACCGTGGGAGCCAGGGACGAGGCTCAGTATAATCGTTACCTGCCGCTCAAAGTGAGCGGCGCGTCTTTTCCTATCCCTGATGCGCCCCAGCTGAACGGTCGGAAGATTTCCAGCGTGGTCGTGTTGGCGCCCGTCGATTATAACTTTCAAGACGAGAAGGAGACCGAGTCGAGGCAGAGCAGGCGGGCCAGCGACGTGCAAGCAGTCAAGTTTCTCGCTGGCGAGACGTTGAAGCAATTGGTGAAAAAGCCATCCGCGGAGAACTACAAGAAGTGGTTGGAGCAAGAGAGTCGCACCGAGCCGCAGAAGCAGTCGGTGGTTCTCCTGGTAACCAT GCCAAAAGACCAAGTTGACCAAGGCGAGAAGGAGATCTTCATGTATGACGTCGTCTCGCAATCCGTCAGCAAATTGTCCGGCGATTTGTCCACAGCATTCGTGGATGCCGCCGAGAGCAATTCTGACAGTAATTTCGACGACTCGAATTTCACGTCCCACTAA
- the LOC117228418 gene encoding uncharacterized protein LOC117228418: protein MKEHTMSSSSSESSDGSRHEKSRKRYKHRRDESPNEERRSGRKEFNSKSKNYRNGREGRDVHKFSREVRRDNNDMHRDRSQRERDREYRDSRHEHPRRDDDRQNGKRRYERSPMRRDESRMRHRDFDEKVRKYRDTNEYNKRHDESNRERKSNFEEREVKIKKEPSPEWGKSTVKTESKPKPQEKDKPNFELSGKLTEDINTVNGVVIKYSEPADARKPKRRWRLYPFKGEKALPTLYVHRQSAYLMGRDRKIADIPLDHPSCSKQHAVLQYRLVSFQKEGGGEGRRIRPYLIDLESANGTFVNNVKLEPRRYHELLERDVLRFGFSSREYVLLHEHSKDDSLDDDVPLSTAVTSANNTTNTTT, encoded by the coding sequence ATGAAAGAACATACAATGTCTAGTAGCAGTTCTGAAAGTAGCGATGGAAGTCGTCATGAGAAGTCACGGAAGAGATATAAACACAGACGCGACGAGAGCCCTAACGAAGAGCGACGTTCAGGAAGAAAGGAATTCAATAGCAAGAGTAAAAATTATAGAAATGGCAGAGAAGGTAGGGACGTTCATAAATTTAGCAGAGAAGTAAGAAGAGACAATAATGATATGCATCGTGATAGATCGCAACGTGAACGGGATAGAGAATATAGGGATAGTCGACATGAACATCCAAGGAGAGACGATGACAGGCAAAATGGTAAAAGAAGGTACGAAAGATCACCTATGAGGAGAGACGAATCTCGTATGAGACACAGAGACTTTGATGAAAAGGTCAGAAAGTATAGAGATACGAATGAGTATAACAAAAGACACGATGAGTCGAATAGGGAGAGAAAAAGTAATTTTGAAGAGAGAGAGGTGAAAATAAAGAAGGAACCTTCGCCCGAATGGGGTAAATCTACAGTGAAAACAGAATCTAAGCCAAAGCCACAAGAAAAGGATAAACCAAATTTTGAACTGTCTGGTAAATTAACCGAGGATATAAATACTGTGAATGGGGTAGTAATTAAATATTCTGAACCAGCAGATGCGAGAAAACCTAAACGTCGTTGGAGACTATATCCCTTTAAAGGGGAAAAGGCATTACCCACATTATATGTTCACAGACAATCGGCATATTTGATGGGTAGAGATCGTAAAATTGCAGATATTCCTCTTGATCATCCTTCGTGTTCAAAGCAACATGCAGTGTTACAATATCGTCTAGTATCTTTCCAAAAAGAGGGAGGTGGTGAAGGAAGAAGAATTCGCCCATATCTCATAGATTTAGAATCTGCTAATGGTACATTtgtaaataatgtaaaattaGAACCAAGACGATACCATGAACTATTAGAAAGAGATGTGTTGCGTTTTGGATTTAGTTCAAGAGAATATGTCTTATTACATGAACATAGTAAGGACGATTCTTTAGATGATGATGTTCCCCTTAGTACGGCTGTTACATCTGCTAATAATACTACAAACACTACGACATAG